CCTATTGGTCCATTAAAATTACGAAAATGAAGGCGATATATCATACATTGAACTACTTTAATATCGATGTGACCAGCAAGTGTTTAATTGGTGAGGCTTGGGTGCCGACTTTGGATCTGGAGGAGGTGCAACAAACCATCGCAAATGGTTCGGCCACAACGGGCAGCACTAGCTCATTTCTAACGGTAATGGAAACAAAGAAAACTCCACCCACCTATTATCGTACCAATAAATTTACGCGCGGCTTTCAAACGCTAATCAATGCTTACGGTATGGCCTGTTATCGCGAGGTGAACCCGGCGCTTTACACTTGCATCACATTTCCATTCCTTTTTGCCGTGATGTTTGGTGATTTGGGTCACGGTTTCATTATGTTCTTGATTGGTTTCTGGATGGTGATTGATGAAAAACGGCTGATGCGTATGAAGGGTGGTGAAATTTGGCGCATCATGTTCGGCGGTCGTTATATAATTATGCTGCTCGGTCTCTTCTCCATGTACACGGGCTTCACTTATAATGACACCTTTTCGAAATCCTTCAATGTATTTGGTTCGAAATGGCGCATAAATTACAATACCAGCACTGTGTTAGCCAATGCCAACTTGCAACTTAATCCCACAACATCCACAATCGGCACTTATCCGTGGGGTATGGATCCCATTTGGCAGTTGGCGGCCAATAAGATTATCTTCTACAACTCCTACAAGATGAAATTGTCCATCATTTTCGGTGTTTTACACATGGTTTTCGGTGTTTGTCTGTCGGTGGAGAATATGGTGTATTTCAAgaagtatgcatatatattctTAGAGTTTGTGCCACAGGTACTCTTCTTGATTCTATTATTCGGCTATATGGCATTCATGATGTTCTACAAATGGGTGCAATATTCGCCCACAACCGATTACGAGCCAAATCAGCCGGCATGCGCACCTTCGGTTTTGATTTATTTCATCAATATGATTCTGTTTAAAGCGTCACCGCAACTTGCTGGTTGTAATATGTACATGTTTACCTGTCAGGTGATGCTTGAGCGCGTGTTCTGGATAGTCGCCTTAATTTGCATACCATGGATGTTGGTTGGCAAACCTCTATACATACAGTGCAAACGGGCATTCGAGGTATGTTTCCctatttaatactaaataaaCTACAGATAGGTAGAGTATCAATGTAAAAATCAACCATCTTCGAATAGGTAAAGAGTGAACCATTGACAGTTATCGATAAGATAGAGATCCAAGAAGGCGATGTTGTCATTGAGGCCACTCTTACGGATCCCGTACCGCATGCGCATCACGAGGATGAAGACGAGGAGGAGGAGGAGCCCATGAGTGAAGTTTGGATTCACCAGGCCATTCACACCATTGAGTATGTGTTGAGTACCATTTCGCATACAGCCTCGTATCTACGGTTGTGGGCTCTATCTTTGGCACATGCGGGTAATTTCAAATggccaaaatttaaattttttagtataaatgGTTTATTTTTGTTCTCTCTTAGAATTATCGTATGTGCTGTGGCTTATGGTTATGCAGAAGGGTCTGCATTTTGGCGGCTATGCTGGCGCAATTGGCCTGTACTTCATTTTCTGGGCTTGGGCATTACTGACCATAGCCATTATGATATTTATGGAAGGCCTTTCAGCTTTTCTGCATACGCTGCGTTTACATTGGTAAGTGAAATATACAGTTTATATGgtttaattttacatacatgtatgtattctCAATATTTCAGGGTCGAGTTCATGTCGAAATTCTACTCCGGCACTGGTCATGCTTTCGAGCCATTCAGCTTCAAGGCCATTATGGAAGCCACTGAAGATGATTAATTTTGTTCCTTTATAATAACATGAGCATGTGAAattcaaaatctttattttcgacttattattaaacaattaatattGCTATTTGCAAAGTgcagtgaaaaaattaaattgtattaaattgaatAACATCGTAATTAtctcttatatttttatatattagagagtaaaaatttaatggaatcgtattttaatattttttcttgttccaaaATTTGGATCAAAGTTTACCCTGACTAGTTAAGTTATGTTTGAGAGAGTTATCGAGTGTGTGCCTGACAGCTATGGCATAAAGCGCACAAGAAGAGCAATCATACTGTAGCTAGCTCACTTTACACGTGACAACCATCCACATTTGTTAACGCGAAGATGCATGTTTTGGCATGAGAGATCTAGCAGAAACCCTCATATGCGTGAAAAAATCTAAACGAACATTGAGTATATAGTAATgatagattagattagattcaTTCAATACAACGGTggtccgaaaaaaaaaaataatgaattttttctcAACATAATCTTTTTTTTACTCGACACACTAGACCCAGAGGTCTTCAAACTACTGTCTacagtttaaaatatataaatgcaaaatCTGCTCGCCGAGTGACTTTTTTAGTTCGTAGACTAATTCGACTAATATGGAAAAGGCCATAGTTTTTCCTCGCCAATTAAGGCCATTTTTCTGTATCGACATCGAATTGACTCAATAATTCGATTTTGTGGAGCTCTGTTTCTGTTTGACCCAACTCTCGATGTAGTTGACATCTTGTAAATGATAAAAAATGGCCTGCCTCGGTTCGGCTTTGCAGGAGATGTACCAATTGAAGTCCGCAGTCTAATACGCGGCATCCATCGTAACTCTTTATGTGCGATCACATTAAAACTCATTAAACCCATTTCTGACGGCCGCCGTTCGTTTCAACAACAAGGCTCGGAAGATAACCCCATCCTCtcttcatataacggtactcTTGAAAACTACTAAGCAcaataaaacaattacaaaatatgCCAGAGACATATATCCGAGATGGTAAGGACGGTTTTTATGAAAGGCATTGTGAAAATTgaacaatgggcgtggcatcgcccactttttggttgAATCCAATATCTCGGGatccgaccaaccgatttcgacaaaatttagtacgtgacattttttacattcttatgtcacattgtgaaaatggatgaaatcgaactACAATCCCGCCTGCtctcatatagcacaattttgaattccatttgattctctCAATTTCCAGTGAACACATAAATatcaagtaattaatataatggtatacaattttgcactaataatgtCTTTAAAGTATTCTACcttgtgaccaaaaattgttcaaattaaacaaaaccTGTTCAAGtccttaggtaccgaatatgtggaccccgtTAGCTATATTTgacttttgacagaaaatatcggtcagtgtgtgagatatatttttgaaattcagagataatcttttcctgacaataatatgtctgtgtgtcaaagaTGGTTTCAATCGGGTCAATAGTTTCCTGAGTCCTCATATTCGTAATATAAAGGTTTTTGGCCAATATCTGAGTTATCCCAATGGAATTACAGAACATGTTTCACTGGTAAcggtgtatctttgtgcctaaactAGATAAAATAGAACGAAAACTGAAACTAGCCTCCACATAATTAATGTCAGGATTTCCGAACATCCGGCcgactccatatgattggtgattgtttgtgaggtaccttaatgaaacccagggagcagtcttttagtatgtggcatgataataacCCAGTATATGGGAGACTACAAATAATgactttcgtttttctaacaagccTTATACCGAATATGTCGGTATATGTTATGTATCTCTAAAGTTCCTTGGATTTCGATGGTCTGGTTTTGATTCTtggaagttgcaagagtataaactgttcggttgcacccgaacttagcacttgaTTACTtccttttcttttaatttaaaattttaaagaacatctctttttaaatatttggaacAATATCAGTTGTAGGACAAAGGCTAAAAAAATCGAGCATTTAAAAGAAGAGTTAAAAAACGTACGGTTATTCGAAGGAAAACTCTCAAGTTTTCAAAGAAcgcttaaaatatttgcttttgagtttaagaataaatttaataagGTAGAAGGGAAAAGCGATTTCTGCGTGACAAAAATAAGAATTGGCTACAATCGTCAATTGAATTTCTTGCCAAAACGAGTTTGGAAAGAAACCAACTACTCATTGAGCAGctattttttatagcttttgaTCAAATGTTTGGGAAACCCATATAAActcataaaaaaaaagaaaaaattttgaatgactgcatttttttggaaattttgtatcattctttttatttaagtaagtaagtaatatATATGAATAGTTACAATATTTCGCATGCTTTGAAAACTGCAATGAACTTCTAAATGCAACTGCAAAAGTCAGCAAAATAAGTTCCCACTTTTAAACTCAGCAAAAGAGCTGACACAAACACCAACATCTGGTCTAGGtcgaaatatatatttcataataataacaataacaaagagaaggtgaaatattttaaaaataattgtttatttagcAACGCGAGCGACAAGATTTACAGCTAGTCGGAATTTACACTTCTCAGTGCGCGGTTAATTAGACTGAAGAAAGATGTCCCTACTTAAGGCATCAATAGTGCCAATGTTAGCTTTATTAATCACAATATGTGCATCCTCGGCGTTTGCGGACCTATTAGTACAGTTGAATGTGAATCGGCCCTTGAACGATGTGAATGAGAAATTTGTTAGTTTTACTGTGGATCCGTCGGACTTATATCATGCGCTCGATGGCTCAAATAGGTGAGCTTGACAACACTTTATTTAAGATAAAATATTACTGTGTTTTCAATTACAGAAAAACGCTCACTCAAATGGCCACAATGCTGGGCACTTCGTACGTAAAATTTTCGgataattataatttcataCCAGATACCGATACGAAATATCGAAATCCGACAAAAACTATATGGAAAGGATTCAATCGCTGGACGAGGTAAGTGTACAAGCAAATGATGAGTgaattcatattaaaaatgttttcacagTGCCGTAAATTGGACCATGATTATGCCACTGCCATATGAAGCTGGCGAATGGGATCCCATGGAGTCGCTGAGAATATTGAACACCTCTTATACAACGGGTATAACCGATTGCATATGGCAGCTTGGTACAGGTAGGAAGCGAGCGAAAGCTGAAAAACATTGTTGAAAAGTTTGGTACTACAAGTTTTCGAAAATGCTCTTCGTTTTAGAGTTTGGCCCTAGTGTTTCGGAGTATTTCAACGACTTAAACACATTAAGTTTGATGGTGGATACATTTGGTCCCTATGTTGATGATTGGGAAGTTACTGGCGCAGAAATGCCTTCGGGCAGCACGAATGAAGATATACGACGTTACATCGAGTACAGCAAGGACATGAATGCGGCCTTCAATTGGCTACAGTAAGTTTTCAcaatatgaattatttttgtatttatacttAGAATGCTTTGAACACTCACAGACCGGCAGATGCTTCGACTTCAAACGCAATGTTTGGCACGGTCTACGAAAGCGATCGAGTTTTGCGCGCCATGTTGAATGAGAAAGTTCCGGTTTGGTTAAACTTCATGCCCAAAGAGCGGACAAATAAGTCAAAGCGGGGAAGCAGCGGTGTTATTAGCGGTAGTGAAACAATGGAGGATATCACCGAAGTGCTACGTTGGGCACAGACGCTTGGCGAAGCGGCAAGCTCGGGTTTTGATGCGGTATTCCGACGCATGGAACTCCATGATTTGGAGCGACCTAGTCAAAGTTTCTTTACAACTTTGGTATTCAAGAAAGTGATGGGTTCACGCGTATTTCCCGCACGCCCCTTcaccatatttttacgcagtaACAAGCTTTACACGCACTGTGCAAATACAGTATCGGGCGGCATAGCGTTTATGATTGTCAATCCCGATGATGAATCCAAACAAATATCCATTAGGTCCGCTACAAAGATATCGGGTGATGAGTACTGGCaatatattttgacatttaAGAAGAATCATGCCTATTTGAACAATGAGAAGTTGACACTAAACTCGACGCTGCCACCACAAATTAAGACGAAGAGCCCAAATAAGTCGATACAATTGAATTCACCTGGAAAATCCATTGGCTTCTGGGTACTACCAAATGCTGATCTGGAACATTGTCAGTTTACAGAGGTTGATGTTGAAGAATTGGAACGCGACTCGGAAGAGGAAAAAGTGTCGCATAAACAGATTTCGTCGTCGGATAAATTGCTGCAACAACTTATACAGGAAACAGCGCTACCCGACGATGCTATGATGCGAAATAATCACCGTGGACGCCGCTATGCTACACGTGCCCGTCATGTTGTGTTGAAAGATAAAGACGAGCATATGGAATCTTTGGCCAAACTCTTTGAGCCGCTCTCTCTCGAAGAAAAGTCGCCGAAAAAACGTGAGGAAGCAATCGAGGATCGACGAACAGCAACATTGAAATGGATTAAGGATTTGTTGGATACTGCCATGCAGGATGGTGACGATTTGTTTTCGTTGAAACGAAATACACGTAGCGTGGATGATTACTTCGGCGCCATTTTCGGTACGAAGGGTGCCCAAAAAAGATCACCTATAGTTAAGAAAATTACCGAAATTCGCAAACCAGAAAAGAAATCCATTAAACCAGCTTACGATCCAGAGCATTTCAATGAGGAggagttttttaataaaatgggtACAGAAGACCAACCCGAATTGCCACGTGTGCCGGAAGGTGATGTGCACCTAACGCATATTACCAATGTGGAGGGTGAAGATGCTAATGAGTCCAAAGAGCGTGGGCAGAAGAAACTAGCAACTATGAAAATACAAGGTACAATTGGCAAAGAGAcacgaaatgaaatgaaaccgGTACGCTTACTACCCACCGAGTTCTACGAGGCAATGCCAGTACGGAGTTCTGAACAAAGTCAATTCATGAAGCCGCACAAATGGAACGCACTCTTATTTCCCGAgccttttacgaaaaaatcaattattagcGACAAGAAATTGAAAAGTAACACGCTCGCCGAATCTACTGATTTCCACGACGCCGATGTTGATGTGGAAAAAGTGCACACGGCGCAATTTCAAAGCGGTGGTCAGCTAGCTGAAGACTTTCTGCGTGCACAAGAAGAACTGGCACGCACTTTCCTACGCGACCACGAGCAGAAAGAACATGTCgagaaaagcaacaaaaaagagCTGAGTGAAAGCCATGTGGAAAGTGAGGATGTGATGCTGGAGAAAATCAAATCATTACGCAGTAAATATATTGACTACTTGGCGGAGAATTTGGAGAACTACTTCAATGAGCGCGGTATTGTCGGCAATTTGGATATGCAAAAGAGTTTAGAGCGCACCACTGCGCCCTCGACAACGGAAGCACCTTGGTGGAATTTAAGTTCGCTGCGTAAACGCCGTTCGCCACGCGCTTTGCGTTATCAAATGCCTGACGATGCATGGCTTACGAATATGATCACCAAAGACGAAGAGTTGCTGCCATTGGGTAGCATAATGCCCGAACGTTTGGTGGACAGCGAACGAGTTTCGAGAGTTTCCAACCATTTACCAATGCATGAtgaaataagcaataaaaaatacaacggTTATTTAAGAACAGTTAAAGATAAAGTTAATAAGGTCGTAGACATAGTGACGAAGCATGTTAGCGAGTGGTATAATACATTCACGAAGCCTGTGGAAGATGCGCAGGATGAGTCGAATGGCAACAGATTGAAAATAACAAGAGGAAAGAGAAGGTATTGAGCAAAAAAGCAACGGAGAGTATTTACGtgtataaagaaatttaagcaATGATTAAAATAATTCTCAAGCAAGTCATGTTGCAATCCGCAATAAATTTATGAGTTTGCATGGCTTTTTTGATGtacaaatatgaataaataaaaagagttgtaaaataattgcattaaacaaaaaaaattaaaatatttatgtcacATTTTCAACCTTGGTAAGTTTTGGCgggaaatttttttgatttattagaCTAGCATATGTTACAACGGAGTAATAACAGTAGTTATTTAtgacaaaaacattttaatgtttccaaactgttgtttttttaatttgcataaaaacaagtaaggaaaagctatattcggatgcaaccgaaaaTTTAATACTATCACAATTTGTAAAGATCAAAGGAGGGGAAATAACTTCAGGTGTTGACAAAACtgc
The sequence above is drawn from the Bactrocera tryoni isolate S06 chromosome 1, CSIRO_BtryS06_freeze2, whole genome shotgun sequence genome and encodes:
- the LOC120782377 gene encoding uncharacterized protein LOC120782377, with product MSLLKASIVPMLALLITICASSAFADLLVQLNVNRPLNDVNEKFVSFTVDPSDLYHALDGSNRKTLTQMATMLGTSYVKFSDNYNFIPDTDTKYRNPTKTIWKGFNRWTSAVNWTMIMPLPYEAGEWDPMESLRILNTSYTTGITDCIWQLGTEFGPSVSEYFNDLNTLSLMVDTFGPYVDDWEVTGAEMPSGSTNEDIRRYIEYSKDMNAAFNWLQPADASTSNAMFGTVYESDRVLRAMLNEKVPVWLNFMPKERTNKSKRGSSGVISGSETMEDITEVLRWAQTLGEAASSGFDAVFRRMELHDLERPSQSFFTTLVFKKVMGSRVFPARPFTIFLRSNKLYTHCANTVSGGIAFMIVNPDDESKQISIRSATKISGDEYWQYILTFKKNHAYLNNEKLTLNSTLPPQIKTKSPNKSIQLNSPGKSIGFWVLPNADLEHCQFTEVDVEELERDSEEEKVSHKQISSSDKLLQQLIQETALPDDAMMRNNHRGRRYATRARHVVLKDKDEHMESLAKLFEPLSLEEKSPKKREEAIEDRRTATLKWIKDLLDTAMQDGDDLFSLKRNTRSVDDYFGAIFGTKGAQKRSPIVKKITEIRKPEKKSIKPAYDPEHFNEEEFFNKMGTEDQPELPRVPEGDVHLTHITNVEGEDANESKERGQKKLATMKIQGTIGKETRNEMKPVRLLPTEFYEAMPVRSSEQSQFMKPHKWNALLFPEPFTKKSIISDKKLKSNTLAESTDFHDADVDVEKVHTAQFQSGGQLAEDFLRAQEELARTFLRDHEQKEHVEKSNKKELSESHVESEDVMLEKIKSLRSKYIDYLAENLENYFNERGIVGNLDMQKSLERTTAPSTTEAPWWNLSSLRKRRSPRALRYQMPDDAWLTNMITKDEELLPLGSIMPERLVDSERVSRVSNHLPMHDEISNKKYNGYLRTVKDKVNKVVDIVTKHVSEWYNTFTKPVEDAQDESNGNRLKITRGKRRY
- the LOC120766362 gene encoding V-type proton ATPase 116 kDa subunit a1-like, with translation MGSMFRSEKMTLCQVFLAPEAAYNNMADLGELGCVQFRDLNQDVTNFQRKFVNEVRRCDEMERQIRYITRELEADGFKLKDVFDDIPGAPNPREVYELESNLEKAECEIREMAENNVNLKSNLLELTELSKVLEKTQIFFTEQTVLNMEEHANSGKFTGEHRGHLGFVAGVLSRHRLFAFERMLWRISRGNMLVKYADIEEPLSDPRTGAMIYKSAFVVFYQGEQLNARIKKVCTGFHAALYPCPNAHDERADMLKGVQTRLEDLKLVMKQTEDQRNVILSGIAKHLPYWSIKITKMKAIYHTLNYFNIDVTSKCLIGEAWVPTLDLEEVQQTIANGSATTGSTSSFLTVMETKKTPPTYYRTNKFTRGFQTLINAYGMACYREVNPALYTCITFPFLFAVMFGDLGHGFIMFLIGFWMVIDEKRLMRMKGGEIWRIMFGGRYIIMLLGLFSMYTGFTYNDTFSKSFNVFGSKWRINYNTSTVLANANLQLNPTTSTIGTYPWGMDPIWQLAANKIIFYNSYKMKLSIIFGVLHMVFGVCLSVENMVYFKKYAYIFLEFVPQVLFLILLFGYMAFMMFYKWVQYSPTTDYEPNQPACAPSVLIYFINMILFKASPQLAGCNMYMFTCQVMLERVFWIVALICIPWMLVGKPLYIQCKRAFEVKSEPLTVIDKIEIQEGDVVIEATLTDPVPHAHHEDEDEEEEEPMSEVWIHQAIHTIEYVLSTISHTASYLRLWALSLAHAELSYVLWLMVMQKGLHFGGYAGAIGLYFIFWAWALLTIAIMIFMEGLSAFLHTLRLHWVEFMSKFYSGTGHAFEPFSFKAIMEATEDD